The sequence TTACAAGAGTGCCAAATTATTTTAAAAATACTATTAGAAAATCCAAAAAAACTACTTTTTTATATCCTAATTCTAAAGCAATACGCGTTGTGAAAGATTGTACTCATGAGGAATTTTTAAAAAAGTTTGATTGGCTTTATTCTACTTCTGCAAACATTCATGGGAAAAAATTTGATCTAAATTGGGCTATGCAAAATGCAGATAAAATAGTAGATGAAAAGTTTTTTGAAAGTGGAGCCTCAAAGATTTTTAAACTTCGAGGCATTAAAAAAGTTAAACTGCGTTAATTTCCAAGCGGCCAAAATACTTTTGGCTCTTCGCCGATTTTTGCTTGTCCATGATACATTCCAAGTTTATCTTTAGTCCAAGCATAACCAACTTCTCCATTTTTATCTATTGAAATAATTCCGCCTGTACCACCAAGTTTTGCAACTTGTTTGATAGTTTCTTGGGCTGCTTTTTGCACTGAAA comes from Campylobacter lari and encodes:
- a CDS encoding Sua5 YciO YrdC YwlC family protein, which codes for MIYLAQTDTTAGFLSKDLKALNTLKKRPLKQDCLITTAKFSELKKLTRVPNYFKNTIRKSKKTTFLYPNSKAIRVVKDCTHEEFLKKFDWLYSTSANIHGKKFDLNWAMQNADKIVDEKFFESGASKIFKLRGIKKVKLR